In a genomic window of Tissierella sp. Yu-01:
- a CDS encoding TetR/AcrR family transcriptional regulator, with protein sequence MTTEKRREREIEEMRELILLAASDIIASEGFDKLSIRKIAKKIEYSPSIIYHYFKDKEEILNNVMQRGYKKIVSAVTSLNMENSSPEERLIQMTKNYIQTALNMPDEFMAAQLNKSNKVLKHTSSLFKGASKEKTALSELYQCLQEIYKNKDVDENTIELTAQMIVVSSIGLILKLIIEKDIGDEQREKLTNFYSNEIVLRIANANTLYWEGGVN encoded by the coding sequence ATGACTACAGAAAAAAGAAGAGAACGAGAAATAGAAGAAATGAGAGAACTTATCCTTTTAGCAGCAAGTGATATTATCGCTTCAGAGGGATTTGATAAGCTGTCAATTAGAAAAATTGCTAAAAAAATTGAATACTCCCCTTCTATTATTTATCATTATTTTAAAGATAAGGAAGAAATATTAAACAATGTAATGCAAAGAGGCTATAAAAAAATAGTATCAGCAGTAACTTCTTTAAATATGGAAAATAGCTCTCCTGAAGAAAGATTGATACAGATGACTAAAAATTATATACAAACAGCATTAAATATGCCAGATGAATTTATGGCAGCACAATTAAATAAATCAAATAAGGTATTAAAACATACCTCCTCCTTATTTAAAGGGGCTTCAAAAGAAAAAACAGCTTTGTCTGAACTATATCAATGCTTACAAGAGATATATAAAAATAAAGATGTAGATGAAAATACAATTGAATTAACTGCTCAAATGATTGTGGTTTCAAGCATAGGTCTTATTTTAAAACTCATTATAGAAAAAGACATCGGTGATGAGCAAAGAGAAAAATTGACTAACTTTTATTCAAATGAAATAGTATTAAGAATAGCTAATGCAAATACGTTGTATTGGGAAGGAGGGGTAAATTGA
- a CDS encoding FMN-binding protein: MKSILKILIAIIFVFILFFASGIFYLSRELNEGSNIKVSSINISDLNDGVYSGKYNAGRWSNQLNVTIKDHRITEINIEDDITFVKPGVSDELFNKVIEAQNIKVEAISQATVTSKAYLKSIENALSK, from the coding sequence TTGAAGTCTATATTAAAAATACTAATAGCAATAATATTTGTATTTATACTGTTTTTTGCAAGTGGAATATTCTATCTATCTCGAGAACTTAATGAAGGAAGCAATATTAAAGTAAGTAGTATAAATATATCAGATTTAAATGATGGGGTATATTCTGGGAAATATAATGCTGGAAGATGGTCAAATCAGCTCAATGTTACAATAAAGGATCATAGAATCACAGAAATTAATATAGAAGATGACATTACTTTTGTAAAGCCAGGAGTAAGTGATGAGTTATTCAACAAAGTTATTGAAGCACAAAATATCAAAGTAGAAGCAATATCACAAGCTACAGTGACATCTAAAGCTTATCTTAAGTCAATAGAAAATGCGCTGAGTAAATAG
- a CDS encoding flavodoxin domain-containing protein — protein MDTLIVYASKHGCTEKCAELLSKELIGKVDIINLKKAMYTDISKYDKVIIGGSIYIGKIQKEVTEFCSKNLDKLKKKRIGLFICAMQGADIINTELNSNFNSELIKIADAKECFGGEFIFERMNFLEKFIVKKVSKVTSSKSNILEGNIHKLAQAMNAI, from the coding sequence ATGGATACATTAATAGTATATGCAAGCAAACATGGATGTACAGAGAAATGTGCAGAATTGTTGTCTAAAGAGCTTATTGGTAAAGTAGACATAATTAATTTGAAGAAAGCAATGTATACCGATATTTCAAAATATGATAAGGTTATTATCGGTGGATCCATATATATTGGAAAAATACAAAAGGAAGTAACAGAATTCTGTTCAAAGAATTTAGATAAATTAAAGAAAAAACGAATTGGATTGTTTATTTGCGCTATGCAGGGGGCAGATATAATCAATACTGAATTGAATTCAAATTTTAATTCTGAATTGATTAAAATTGCAGATGCTAAGGAATGTTTTGGAGGAGAATTTATCTTTGAGAGAATGAACTTCCTAGAAAAGTTTATAGTAAAAAAGGTATCTAAGGTAACGTCGAGTAAATCCAATATATTGGAAGGCAATATTCACAAATTAGCACAAGCAATGAATGCTATTTAG
- a CDS encoding PadR family transcriptional regulator: MRDSVKGGALTEVTFFILLSLYTQNHGYGVMQFVEEKTQGRLVLGAGSLYGAINTLQKRNWITPVDDGKGRKKEYVITKTGKEIADIEIKRLKNLVSIAEEIKGGQV; the protein is encoded by the coding sequence TTGAGAGACAGCGTAAAAGGTGGAGCCTTAACGGAAGTAACTTTCTTTATACTGCTATCTTTATATACTCAAAACCACGGGTATGGAGTTATGCAATTTGTGGAGGAGAAAACACAAGGTCGATTAGTTTTAGGAGCCGGCTCACTCTATGGTGCAATCAACACTTTACAGAAACGGAATTGGATTACACCTGTTGATGACGGAAAGGGTAGGAAAAAGGAATATGTAATTACAAAGACGGGTAAGGAAATAGCAGATATAGAGATAAAAAGATTGAAAAATTTAGTTAGCATAGCTGAAGAGATTAAGGGAGGTCAGGTATAA
- a CDS encoding DUF2812 domain-containing protein, protein MKKYYRFFGGFLDTQENWLNKMAQKGYRLIRTGKMTYDFKECQSGEYQYAIEFVAQQSFKSEKEYRTFLEELGYKVFYKNINLNFSIGKIKWRPYGRGMGQISTNPGNYNKELFIVEKKNDGKPFNLHTTNYDKASYYKPLRNAWLTIAAMLFAFAVWFYVDKSSIFKEVITLAILGLLCSIPTLKYQKRISYFSDCSNIEE, encoded by the coding sequence ATGAAAAAATATTATCGCTTCTTCGGGGGATTTTTGGATACCCAGGAAAACTGGTTGAATAAAATGGCTCAAAAAGGATATCGGCTAATAAGAACTGGCAAAATGACTTATGATTTTAAGGAATGCCAGTCCGGTGAATATCAATATGCTATTGAGTTTGTTGCACAGCAGAGCTTTAAGAGTGAAAAGGAGTACCGTACATTTTTAGAGGAACTTGGTTATAAAGTATTCTATAAAAATATAAATCTCAACTTTTCAATAGGTAAAATCAAATGGAGACCATACGGAAGAGGTATGGGTCAAATTTCTACAAATCCTGGAAACTATAACAAAGAGTTATTTATAGTTGAAAAGAAGAATGACGGTAAGCCATTCAACCTCCATACTACGAATTACGATAAAGCTAGTTATTATAAGCCATTAAGAAATGCTTGGTTGACAATTGCTGCTATGCTTTTTGCATTTGCTGTTTGGTTTTATGTTGATAAAAGTTCTATTTTTAAAGAGGTGATTACATTAGCCATATTAGGCTTGTTATGCTCTATACCAACACTAAAATATCAAAAACGGATTTCATATTTTTCAGATTGTTCTAATATAGAAGAATAG
- a CDS encoding radical SAM protein, which yields MDHISWNTTKKCNLNCKHCYRESGPEKMDDELTTEEGKELFDQMIKAGMNVIVLSGGEPMLRDDIFELITYAKLKGMTVLMGSNGTLITKEKANMLRECGLSAIAISIDSLDPQKHNLFRGSDTAFIKAIEGVNNCVDAELRVQLNCTITKNNLNEIEKIADFASELGAVSSHMLFLVDTGRGRDIKEVSLSKTEYKEAINQIIHKDLELNIRVKPTCAPQYKVESLLKGIEPKANSRGCIAGISYCSILPNGDVHICPYAPVKVASVREESFDYIWENNEVFKKLRDYKSYKGKCGHCKYINLCGGCRARAFSSSGDWLEEDPYCLIKGEN from the coding sequence ATGGATCATATATCATGGAACACTACCAAAAAGTGTAATCTAAATTGTAAACACTGTTATAGAGAATCAGGTCCCGAAAAGATGGATGATGAGCTGACAACTGAGGAAGGAAAAGAACTTTTTGATCAAATGATTAAAGCTGGAATGAATGTAATAGTATTGAGTGGCGGCGAACCTATGCTTAGAGATGATATCTTTGAATTAATTACTTATGCCAAATTAAAAGGAATGACTGTACTTATGGGCAGCAATGGAACTCTTATTACAAAAGAGAAAGCAAATATGTTGAGAGAATGCGGTCTAAGTGCAATCGCTATTAGTATAGACAGTTTAGACCCTCAAAAACATAATCTATTCAGAGGATCTGACACCGCTTTTATAAAAGCTATAGAAGGTGTAAATAATTGTGTAGATGCAGAATTAAGAGTTCAGCTGAATTGTACAATCACAAAAAATAATTTGAATGAAATAGAAAAAATTGCAGACTTTGCGTCCGAATTAGGAGCTGTCTCTAGTCATATGTTATTTTTAGTTGATACTGGAAGAGGAAGAGATATTAAAGAAGTATCACTAAGCAAAACAGAATATAAAGAAGCAATAAATCAAATAATCCACAAGGATTTAGAACTAAATATACGAGTGAAGCCGACTTGTGCTCCTCAATATAAAGTAGAATCTCTATTAAAAGGCATAGAACCTAAAGCAAACAGTAGAGGCTGTATTGCTGGAATAAGTTATTGTTCTATTCTCCCCAACGGGGATGTTCATATATGTCCATATGCTCCTGTAAAAGTTGCCAGCGTAAGAGAAGAATCATTTGATTATATATGGGAAAACAATGAAGTTTTTAAAAAGCTAAGAGATTACAAAAGCTACAAAGGGAAATGTGGTCATTGCAAATATATAAATCTCTGTGGCGGATGTAGAGCAAGAGCATTTAGTAGTAGCGGAGACTGGCTAGAAGAGGATCCATACTGTCTTATAAAAGGAGAGAACTAA
- a CDS encoding ZIP family metal transporter codes for MIEYLSQFNLILLGISASLAAGLATGIGAIPIFFTKNVPRKQLDGLLGFAAGVMLAATSFSLIIPAIEKGGGGVRGAFIALIGILFGGFFIDFVDKFFPDTNLLSNAVNGRHETIGKLSSPLRKVWLFVIAITIHNFPEGLAVGVGFGDGDIANGLSLAIGIGLQNLPEGLAVALPLLRANYSKGRAFFVALATGLVEPLGGILGVSLVQVARPILPFALAFAAGAMLFVISNEIIPETKNHEGHSKLSTHALLIGFVIMMFLDNTLG; via the coding sequence ATGATTGAGTACTTATCACAGTTTAATCTAATTTTGCTTGGAATTTCAGCAAGTTTAGCAGCTGGATTAGCTACAGGAATAGGAGCTATTCCAATCTTTTTTACTAAAAATGTCCCTAGAAAACAATTAGATGGTCTTTTAGGGTTTGCTGCAGGTGTAATGCTAGCGGCTACTTCTTTCAGCCTAATAATTCCAGCTATTGAGAAGGGAGGCGGAGGTGTCAGAGGGGCATTTATAGCATTGATTGGAATTTTATTTGGTGGTTTCTTTATTGACTTTGTCGATAAATTCTTTCCTGATACTAATTTATTATCAAATGCTGTAAATGGTCGCCATGAGACTATTGGCAAATTAAGCTCTCCATTACGTAAAGTATGGCTATTTGTAATTGCGATTACCATACATAACTTCCCAGAAGGATTGGCAGTTGGAGTTGGATTTGGTGATGGCGATATTGCAAATGGATTAAGTCTTGCAATAGGAATAGGCCTTCAAAATCTTCCCGAAGGTTTGGCTGTAGCCTTACCCTTATTAAGAGCAAATTATTCTAAAGGAAGAGCTTTTTTTGTTGCATTGGCCACTGGACTAGTTGAACCATTGGGAGGCATTTTAGGTGTTTCCCTTGTACAGGTTGCAAGACCTATTTTGCCTTTTGCTTTGGCATTTGCCGCTGGAGCTATGCTGTTTGTAATTAGCAATGAAATTATACCAGAAACTAAAAACCATGAAGGGCACTCTAAACTATCCACCCATGCGTTGTTAATAGGCTTTGTTATTATGATGTTTTTAGATAATACATTGGGATAG
- the ybaK gene encoding Cys-tRNA(Pro) deacylase yields MANLKTNAMRLLEKAKTSYKIHTYENKDGQIDGISVAEKIGLPVEKVYKTLVTQGHSKEYYVFVIPVAEELDLKAAAKAVGDKSVAMIHVADINKVTGYIRGGCSPIGMKKNLKTVIDSSCNNIDTIIVSAGKIGYQIELNPSDLLKLISGKVEDIIMR; encoded by the coding sequence ATGGCAAATTTAAAGACTAATGCAATGCGGCTCCTTGAGAAAGCGAAAACTTCCTATAAGATTCATACATATGAAAACAAGGATGGGCAAATAGATGGTATATCTGTAGCTGAGAAAATCGGTCTTCCAGTAGAAAAAGTATATAAAACACTTGTTACACAAGGGCACAGTAAAGAGTATTATGTATTTGTTATACCAGTTGCTGAAGAATTGGATTTAAAGGCAGCAGCAAAAGCTGTTGGAGATAAATCTGTTGCAATGATTCATGTAGCGGATATTAATAAAGTAACGGGATATATTCGGGGTGGGTGCTCACCTATAGGGATGAAGAAGAACTTAAAAACGGTAATTGATAGTTCCTGTAATAATATTGATACGATAATAGTAAGTGCAGGGAAAATAGGATATCAAATTGAGCTTAATCCAAGTGATTTGTTGAAACTTATTAGTGGAAAAGTAGAAGATATAATAATGAGGTAA
- a CDS encoding superoxide dismutase family protein, with translation MRNLKCNLAMASIKGGNLYPNIYGTVYFEEVTGGTEVTAKIWGLPLYRPATPSSQPIGPFGFHIHQFGRCEITDPNDPFASAGEHYNPTNQPHGNHVGDFPVLFSNDGYAMMKFFTNKFIPRDVIGRSVMIHENPDDYRTQPSGNSGKRIACGVICSVE, from the coding sequence ATGAGAAATTTAAAATGCAATTTAGCTATGGCGAGTATAAAAGGTGGAAACCTTTATCCAAATATATATGGTACAGTTTATTTTGAAGAGGTAACCGGAGGCACAGAGGTTACTGCTAAGATATGGGGGTTGCCTTTATATAGACCTGCCACACCAAGTAGTCAGCCTATTGGGCCCTTTGGTTTTCATATTCATCAATTTGGAAGGTGTGAAATAACTGACCCTAATGATCCATTTGCTTCTGCAGGAGAGCATTACAATCCAACTAATCAACCACATGGCAACCATGTAGGTGACTTTCCTGTATTGTTTTCAAATGATGGATATGCTATGATGAAATTTTTTACAAACAAATTCATACCGAGGGATGTTATCGGAAGAAGCGTAATGATCCATGAAAATCCTGATGATTATCGAACTCAACCTTCTGGTAACTCTGGTAAAAGAATCGCGTGTGGAGTAATCTGTTCAGTAGAATAA
- the mnmH gene encoding tRNA 2-selenouridine(34) synthase MnmH, with the protein MFLEIQYEDIDNSRINGSFKLIDLRSPSEYYSETIPGAINIPIFTDEERKIIGTTYIQESIDKAKKLGIEAVSKKLPQIYEIVSQLDKEYDSLIFFCARGGFRSNTVASLFRSIGINSIRLDGGYKSYRRYINENLPKILETVNFVVLYGNTGSGKTEILKYIKENGHDVLDIEACANHRGSLLGSVGLETPPHTQKMFEGLIYDTLKNRKSNLLFTEGESKRIGRVVMPDYMFDKIKKSKNIYINSPINIRVQNILKEYVHDTDEELIEALNLLRKRLGSKNIDNYIKMINDKKYNEVIEELMIKYYDPLYESKNREYIATFNNLDAKETAEQMINLFK; encoded by the coding sequence ATGTTTTTAGAAATACAATACGAAGATATAGACAATAGTAGAATTAATGGAAGTTTTAAACTAATAGACTTAAGAAGTCCTAGTGAATATTATTCTGAGACTATTCCAGGAGCTATTAATATACCAATATTTACTGACGAAGAAAGAAAAATTATCGGTACTACTTATATTCAAGAAAGTATAGATAAGGCAAAAAAACTCGGTATAGAAGCAGTATCAAAAAAACTTCCACAAATATACGAAATAGTTTCACAGTTGGATAAAGAGTACGATAGTCTGATATTCTTTTGTGCAAGAGGAGGATTTAGGAGTAATACAGTTGCTTCATTATTTAGATCCATTGGTATTAATTCTATAAGACTAGATGGTGGCTATAAAAGCTATAGAAGATATATAAACGAAAATCTTCCTAAGATATTAGAAACAGTGAATTTTGTGGTACTATATGGTAATACTGGTTCTGGAAAAACAGAAATTTTAAAGTATATCAAAGAAAATGGACATGATGTGCTAGATATAGAAGCTTGTGCAAATCATAGGGGATCATTATTAGGAAGTGTAGGTTTAGAAACACCACCACATACTCAAAAAATGTTCGAAGGTCTTATATATGATACACTAAAAAATAGGAAATCAAACCTATTGTTTACTGAAGGTGAAAGTAAAAGAATAGGTAGAGTTGTAATGCCTGATTATATGTTTGATAAAATAAAAAAAAGTAAAAATATCTACATTAATTCACCAATTAATATCAGAGTACAAAATATCCTAAAGGAATATGTTCATGACACAGATGAAGAGTTGATTGAAGCTCTAAATTTATTAAGAAAGCGCCTTGGCAGCAAAAATATAGACAATTATATTAAAATGATCAATGATAAGAAATATAATGAAGTAATTGAAGAACTTATGATTAAATACTACGATCCACTTTATGAATCAAAAAACAGAGAATATATAGCTACATTTAACAATCTGGATGCGAAAGAAACGGCTGAACAGATGATTAACTTATTTAAATAG
- a CDS encoding DUF1893 domain-containing protein, giving the protein MRNLDIAKEYLLKNDLNFVIVKDGQVIEESSSRGIKPIYETYKNNVKYFEGASVADRVIGKAAAMFLVSGGIKELYTDLISELAIEILENDDIVVNYSKKVPMILNRAQDDMCPIEKLSSQTNDVYKLVEEISNFLNNIKVN; this is encoded by the coding sequence ATGAGAAATTTAGATATAGCAAAGGAATATTTATTAAAAAATGATCTTAACTTTGTAATAGTTAAGGATGGACAAGTAATAGAAGAGTCAAGTTCAAGAGGTATTAAACCTATATATGAGACTTATAAAAACAATGTAAAATATTTTGAAGGAGCATCAGTTGCTGATAGGGTAATAGGAAAAGCAGCCGCTATGTTCTTAGTAAGTGGAGGAATTAAAGAATTATATACTGATCTTATAAGTGAACTAGCTATAGAGATATTAGAAAACGATGATATAGTAGTTAACTATTCAAAGAAGGTTCCGATGATACTAAATAGAGCGCAAGATGATATGTGTCCAATTGAAAAATTATCATCTCAAACCAATGATGTATACAAATTAGTAGAAGAGATCAGTAACTTTTTAAATAACATTAAAGTAAATTAG
- a CDS encoding ECF transporter S component: protein MKAKRIVLSGLFVAIGILLPMIFHQFSMGGPAFLPMHIPVLIAGLFLGPIEGLMVGLITPILSSVLTGMPVMFPMLPIMVFELGTYGFTAGYFYKKLKMNLFVSLILSMLDGRISAGIVVFILGSFFGYQGAGPIPFIQGAIITGIPGIIIQIIFVPLVVKLLNKYIQQ from the coding sequence ATGAAAGCCAAAAGAATTGTTTTATCAGGATTATTTGTAGCAATAGGTATACTATTACCAATGATTTTTCACCAGTTTAGTATGGGTGGTCCTGCATTTTTACCGATGCATATACCAGTGCTAATAGCAGGGTTATTTTTAGGACCGATAGAAGGCTTAATGGTAGGACTAATAACACCTATATTAAGTAGTGTACTAACAGGTATGCCAGTAATGTTCCCAATGCTACCTATTATGGTATTTGAACTTGGTACTTATGGTTTTACAGCTGGATATTTTTACAAGAAGTTAAAAATGAATTTATTTGTATCCCTTATATTAAGTATGTTAGATGGTAGAATATCAGCAGGGATAGTAGTATTTATATTAGGATCTTTCTTCGGATATCAAGGGGCAGGACCAATACCTTTTATTCAAGGAGCCATAATAACAGGAATACCAGGAATAATTATTCAAATTATATTTGTACCTTTAGTTGTAAAATTGTTAAATAAATATATACAACAATAA
- a CDS encoding acyl-ACP thioesterase domain-containing protein: MSKYTKEFIIPYYDTNKNGFVRPESLLSYMGETSSLHSDFLGVGIEALVKHNVVWMLNRWRVRFYKYPKALDKVTIGTWSSGINRFYATREFVIYDEDNEKVVEATTQWVFLDTLKKRPIRVPQELSQIYGTVVEKNLHDFYDFKDEFSTTSGIDFHVRKSDIDYNHHVNNVKYLNWMLEAIPSDIDDKYKLYELDIQYKKEIKLGSTINSSLTENREENFTYLHKITDGEELNAYGRTVWK, encoded by the coding sequence ATGTCGAAATATACTAAGGAATTTATAATTCCATATTATGATACAAATAAAAATGGATTCGTAAGACCAGAATCATTATTAAGTTATATGGGTGAAACATCTTCGTTACACAGTGATTTTTTAGGGGTAGGGATAGAAGCGTTAGTAAAGCATAATGTTGTTTGGATGTTAAATAGATGGAGAGTACGATTTTATAAATATCCTAAGGCATTAGATAAAGTTACGATTGGAACCTGGAGTTCGGGTATCAATAGGTTCTATGCAACTAGAGAGTTTGTCATATATGATGAAGATAACGAAAAAGTAGTTGAAGCAACAACTCAATGGGTTTTCTTAGATACATTGAAAAAGAGACCAATAAGAGTTCCTCAGGAACTTAGTCAAATATATGGAACAGTAGTTGAAAAGAACCTCCATGATTTTTATGACTTCAAAGATGAATTCAGCACTACTAGTGGAATAGACTTTCATGTTAGAAAATCTGATATTGATTATAACCATCATGTAAATAATGTTAAATATTTAAATTGGATGTTAGAAGCAATACCTAGTGATATAGATGATAAATATAAGCTATATGAGCTTGATATACAGTACAAAAAAGAGATTAAACTAGGATCTACTATAAATTCCTCACTTACTGAAAATAGAGAAGAAAATTTTACATATTTACATAAGATTACTGATGGGGAAGAGCTAAATGCATATGGAAGAACTGTTTGGAAATGA
- a CDS encoding methylglyoxal synthase, translated as MGYDNIKMDRQKRIALIAHDNMKKELIDWVIKNKVALSKHFLCGTGTTAKIIAETINLPVKAYKSGPMGGDQQIGARISEGKIDMMIFFWDPLEAQPHDPDVKALLRIAVLYDIPVANNMSTADFLLESKLMDEEYERHVVDYQDFINKRAKDFLK; from the coding sequence ATGGGATATGATAATATTAAAATGGATAGGCAAAAAAGAATCGCATTAATAGCTCATGATAATATGAAAAAGGAATTAATTGATTGGGTAATTAAAAATAAAGTTGCTTTAAGCAAACATTTTCTATGTGGTACAGGGACAACAGCAAAAATTATAGCAGAAACCATAAATTTACCAGTAAAGGCCTATAAGTCAGGACCTATGGGAGGAGACCAACAAATTGGTGCGAGAATTTCTGAGGGCAAAATAGACATGATGATTTTCTTTTGGGACCCATTAGAAGCTCAACCACACGATCCTGATGTAAAAGCACTTTTGAGAATCGCTGTTCTATATGATATTCCTGTTGCAAATAATATGTCAACGGCAGATTTTCTACTGGAATCAAAACTAATGGATGAAGAGTATGAAAGACATGTGGTAGATTATCAAGATTTTATAAATAAACGAGCAAAGGACTTTTTAAAATAA
- a CDS encoding cold-shock protein, whose translation MKGTVKWFNAEKGFGFITTEEGNDVFAHFSQIQKEGFKTLEEGQSVEFNVVEGQKGLQAENITIL comes from the coding sequence ATGAAGGGTACAGTTAAATGGTTTAACGCAGAAAAAGGATTTGGATTTATTACAACTGAAGAAGGAAATGACGTATTTGCACATTTCTCACAAATTCAAAAAGAAGGCTTCAAAACTTTAGAAGAAGGCCAATCAGTAGAATTCAACGTAGTTGAAGGACAAAAAGGCTTACAAGCTGAAAATATTACAATATTATAA
- a CDS encoding peptidylprolyl isomerase: MSENNLVAKVNGKEISKDDVLKFLNDIGPQMAMQFQSPEGIKRVIDELVNQELLYLDAIELNLEEDKEFKDVLEKTKANLLKDYAVNKIIAGITTKEEELKDYYEKNKDSYNKPESVKASHILVDNEDKANEVISELNEGLSFEDAAKNYSTCPSKEAGGALGEFTKGQMVKEFEDVAFNMEVGTVSKPVKTQFGYHIIKLTDKNKASISNFEEVKDQVNNQVLRIKQQKEYLSKIDTLKGKYEVEVF, from the coding sequence ATGAGTGAAAATAATTTAGTTGCAAAAGTTAACGGTAAGGAGATTTCTAAAGATGATGTTTTAAAATTCTTAAATGATATAGGACCTCAGATGGCTATGCAATTTCAATCTCCTGAAGGAATTAAAAGGGTAATCGATGAATTAGTAAATCAAGAATTATTATATCTTGATGCAATAGAATTAAATCTTGAAGAAGATAAGGAATTCAAGGATGTTTTAGAAAAGACAAAAGCTAACCTTTTAAAGGATTATGCTGTTAATAAGATAATAGCTGGGATTACTACTAAAGAAGAAGAACTTAAAGATTATTATGAAAAGAATAAGGATAGTTACAATAAACCAGAATCAGTGAAAGCAAGTCATATTTTAGTTGATAATGAAGATAAAGCAAATGAAGTAATATCTGAATTAAATGAAGGCTTAAGTTTTGAAGATGCGGCTAAAAATTATTCCACATGTCCGTCTAAGGAAGCTGGTGGAGCTCTTGGAGAGTTTACTAAAGGACAAATGGTTAAAGAATTTGAAGATGTAGCTTTCAATATGGAAGTAGGCACAGTATCTAAACCTGTTAAGACACAATTTGGTTATCATATAATCAAGTTAACGGACAAAAATAAAGCTTCAATTAGTAACTTTGAAGAAGTTAAAGATCAGGTTAATAATCAAGTATTGAGAATTAAACAACAAAAGGAGTACTTAAGTAAAATTGATACATTAAAAGGGAAATATGAAGTAGAAGTCTTCTAG
- a CDS encoding RnfABCDGE type electron transport complex subunit D yields MFIKQKMMRTVIYSLIPLILAGTYFFGLRVLVLMAVVTAFGVLAEYLFEKHYKRKVSEAIFVTCILYTMTLPPTTPYWIAVIGIIFGVVFGKEVYGGFGKNIFNPALIARAFVYISFPSPLTISWTSGSTGFPGGFGTYLNEGIEMVSQATPMLLFRATGETVSKLNLFIGNVAGSIGETSAILIILAGIYLIYKKVASWHIMAGCLTGFVGLNSILYLLGSTKVSDPLYGILAGGFLFGTVFMATDPVSSPKTKEGKIIYGVLIGIVTVIIRGYALFAGGMMFAILIGNTFGPIIDEGVKAIKKAKKASPKKEVSA; encoded by the coding sequence TTGTTCATTAAACAGAAAATGATGAGAACAGTAATTTATTCTTTAATTCCATTAATACTTGCTGGAACTTATTTTTTTGGACTAAGGGTGTTAGTATTAATGGCAGTAGTTACAGCATTCGGAGTTTTAGCAGAGTACTTATTTGAAAAGCATTACAAAAGAAAAGTCTCGGAGGCAATCTTTGTAACGTGTATTCTTTACACAATGACACTACCGCCAACAACACCTTATTGGATTGCAGTTATAGGTATAATTTTCGGTGTTGTATTTGGAAAAGAGGTCTACGGAGGTTTTGGGAAAAACATATTCAATCCTGCTCTAATTGCTAGAGCCTTTGTTTATATATCATTTCCTTCACCACTTACAATTTCATGGACCAGTGGATCCACAGGATTTCCAGGAGGATTTGGTACTTATTTAAATGAAGGAATTGAAATGGTATCACAGGCTACACCAATGTTATTATTTAGGGCAACTGGAGAAACGGTTTCTAAATTGAATTTATTTATTGGAAATGTGGCAGGCTCAATTGGTGAAACTAGTGCAATACTTATTATATTGGCTGGCATTTACTTGATTTACAAAAAGGTAGCTTCTTGGCACATTATGGCTGGATGTTTAACGGGATTCGTAGGATTAAACAGTATTTTATATCTATTAGGATCAACAAAGGTATCTGATCCCTTATATGGTATATTAGCAGGTGGTTTCTTATTCGGAACAGTTTTTATGGCTACAGATCCAGTATCTTCACCAAAAACTAAAGAAGGAAAGATAATTTACGGAGTACTTATTGGTATAGTTACAGTGATTATCAGAGGCTATGCACTATTTGCAGGTGGAATGATGTTTGCCATACTTATAGGAAATACTTTCGGCCCTATTATAGATGAAGGAGTAAAGGCTATAAAAAAGGCTAAAAAAGCATCGCCTAAGAAGGAGGTATCAGCATGA